The following proteins come from a genomic window of Rhodoligotrophos sp. CJ14:
- the groES gene encoding co-chaperone GroES produces the protein MSFRPLHDRVVVRRIEEVAKTAGGIIIPDTAQEKPQQGEVIAVGPGARGEDGKVNPLDVKKGDKVLFGKWSGTEVKINGEELLIMKESDIMGVIEG, from the coding sequence ATGTCTTTCCGCCCATTGCACGATCGCGTTGTCGTGCGCCGCATCGAGGAGGTCGCCAAGACTGCCGGCGGCATCATCATCCCCGACACCGCTCAGGAGAAGCCGCAGCAGGGCGAAGTGATCGCGGTTGGTCCCGGCGCCCGCGGGGAAGACGGAAAGGTTAATCCGCTCGACGTGAAGAAGGGCGACAAGGTGCTGTTCGGCAAGTGGTCCGGCACCGAGGTCAAGATCAACGGCGAAGAACTGCTGATCATGAAGGAAAGCGACATCATGGGCGTGATCGAGGGCTGA
- the groL gene encoding chaperonin GroEL (60 kDa chaperone family; promotes refolding of misfolded polypeptides especially under stressful conditions; forms two stacked rings of heptamers to form a barrel-shaped 14mer; ends can be capped by GroES; misfolded proteins enter the barrel where they are refolded when GroES binds) has product MAAKDVRFSGDARERMIRGVNILADAVKVTLGPKGRNVVIDKSFGAPRITKDGVSVAKEIELEDKFENMGAQMVREVASKTNDLAGDGTTTATVLAQSIVREGAKAVTAGMNPMDLKRGIDLAVTAAVEDLKKRSRKVSSSNEISQVGTISANGDKDIGNMIAEAMQKVGNDGVITVEEAKTANTELDVVEGMQFDRGYLSPYFVTNAEKMLAVLDDPYILIHEKKLSNLQAMLPVLEAVVQTGKPLLIIAEDVEGEALATLVVNKLRGGLKVAAVKAPGFGDRRKAMLEDMAVLTAGQVISEDLGIKLENVTIDMLGRAKRVSIGKDETTIVDGAGERSAIEARCTQIRQQIEETTSDYDREKLQERLAKLSGGVAVIRVGGATEVEVKEKKDRVDDALNATRAAVEEGIVPGGGVALLRAKQAVAALKNDNADIQAGINIVAKALESPIRQIADNAGAEGSIVVGKVLEKDGNYGFDAQNEEYVDLVERGIIDPTKVVRVALQDAASIAGLLITTEAMVADRPKEPAAPAGMPGGMGGMGGMDF; this is encoded by the coding sequence ATGGCAGCGAAAGACGTACGTTTTTCCGGTGACGCCCGCGAGCGGATGATCCGCGGCGTCAACATTCTGGCCGATGCGGTCAAGGTTACCCTCGGTCCCAAGGGCCGCAACGTCGTGATCGACAAGTCCTTCGGCGCGCCGCGCATCACCAAGGACGGTGTCTCGGTCGCCAAGGAAATCGAGCTTGAGGACAAGTTCGAGAACATGGGCGCGCAGATGGTGCGCGAGGTTGCCTCCAAGACCAACGATCTCGCAGGCGACGGCACCACGACCGCGACCGTCCTCGCCCAGTCGATCGTCCGCGAAGGCGCCAAGGCCGTGACCGCGGGCATGAACCCGATGGACCTGAAGCGCGGTATCGATCTCGCCGTGACGGCTGCGGTCGAGGATCTGAAGAAGCGTTCGCGTAAGGTTTCCTCCTCCAACGAGATCAGCCAGGTCGGCACCATTTCTGCAAATGGCGACAAGGACATCGGCAACATGATTGCCGAGGCCATGCAGAAGGTCGGCAATGATGGTGTGATCACCGTCGAAGAGGCGAAGACCGCCAATACCGAACTCGATGTCGTCGAAGGCATGCAGTTCGACCGCGGCTATCTCTCGCCCTATTTCGTCACCAATGCCGAGAAGATGCTGGCGGTCCTCGACGACCCCTACATCCTCATCCACGAGAAGAAGCTCTCGAACCTGCAGGCTATGCTGCCGGTCCTCGAGGCGGTCGTGCAGACGGGTAAGCCGCTGCTCATCATCGCCGAGGATGTCGAGGGCGAGGCTCTGGCGACCCTGGTCGTCAACAAGCTCCGCGGCGGCCTGAAGGTCGCGGCTGTGAAGGCCCCGGGCTTCGGCGACCGCCGCAAGGCGATGCTGGAGGACATGGCCGTTCTCACCGCCGGCCAGGTCATCTCTGAAGACCTCGGCATCAAGCTCGAGAACGTCACCATCGACATGCTCGGCCGCGCCAAGCGTGTGAGCATCGGCAAGGACGAGACCACCATTGTCGATGGCGCTGGTGAGCGCTCCGCGATCGAGGCCCGTTGCACCCAGATCCGTCAGCAGATCGAGGAGACCACCTCCGATTACGATCGTGAGAAGCTCCAGGAGCGTCTGGCGAAGCTCTCCGGTGGCGTTGCCGTGATCCGTGTCGGCGGTGCGACCGAGGTCGAGGTGAAGGAGAAGAAGGACCGTGTCGATGACGCCCTCAACGCGACCCGCGCGGCCGTTGAGGAAGGCATCGTGCCCGGCGGTGGTGTTGCACTGCTGCGCGCCAAACAGGCTGTTGCCGCGCTGAAGAACGACAACGCGGATATCCAGGCCGGCATCAACATCGTCGCCAAAGCCCTTGAGTCTCCGATCCGTCAGATCGCCGACAATGCTGGCGCCGAAGGCTCGATCGTCGTGGGCAAGGTCCTCGAGAAGGACGGCAATTACGGCTTTGACGCCCAGAACGAGGAATATGTCGACCTCGTCGAGCGCGGCATCATCGATCCGACCAAGGTCGTCCGTGTGGCTCTGCAGGATGCGGCTTCCATCGCCGGCCTGCTGATCACCACCGAGGCCATGGTTGCCGATCGTCCGAAGGAGCCCGCGGCTCCGGCCGGCATGCCCGGTGGCATGGGCGGCATGGGCGGCATGGACTTCTGA